From Carya illinoinensis cultivar Pawnee chromosome 5, C.illinoinensisPawnee_v1, whole genome shotgun sequence, one genomic window encodes:
- the LOC122311678 gene encoding non-specific lipid transfer protein GPI-anchored 31-like — MAAKLSLSLVMCVLAIWAFDFAQGASSQHAPAPSVDCSSLILNMADCLSFVSEGSTTTKPEGNCCVGLKTVLKADAACLCEAFKSSASLGVVLNVTKAMALPAACKVSAPAAANCALSLTPAAAPGLSPEVSPVSVAVPPEATTGENEIAPSPAPGSSDSSVLAISVGSLLVGLVVASFSSF; from the exons ATGGCAGCAAAGCTAAGCCTTTCTCTAGTTATGTGTGTGTTGGCCATCTGGGCCTTCGATTTTGCGCAAGGTGCGTCCTCACAACACGCCCCAGCGCCGTCCGTGGACTGTTCCAGCCTGATCTTGAACATGGCTGACTGCTTGTCCTTCGTCTCCGAAGGTAGCACCACAACTAAGCCAGAGGGAAATTGTTGCGTTGGCCTCAAGACTGTGCTCAAGGCTGATGCAGCCTGCCTCTGTGAGGCCTTCAAGAGCAGTGCTTCTCTTGGTGTGGTCTTGAATGTCACCAAGGCTATGGCCCTTCCCGCTGCTTGCAAAGTCTCTGCTCCCGCTGCCGCTAACTGCGCAC TGTCTTTGACTCCTGCTGCTGCTCCCG GTCTCTCACCGGAAGTTTCTCCAGTTTCAGTTGCTGTCCCTCCCGAGGCCACTACTGGAGAGAATGAGATAGCACCATCTCCAGCTCCAGGGAGCTCCGATTCTTCAGTGCTCGCAATTTCAGTCGGATCCCTACTTGTTGGCTTAGTGGTTGCATCATTTTCTAGTTTCTGA